In Esox lucius isolate fEsoLuc1 chromosome 6, fEsoLuc1.pri, whole genome shotgun sequence, the following proteins share a genomic window:
- the gbf1 gene encoding Golgi-specific brefeldin A-resistance guanine nucleotide exchange factor 1 isoform X2: MVDKNIYIVQGEICTVVSAIKRNSRWNTHTPLDEEQDPLLNSFSHLKEILNNIKELSDVEPNIFLRPFLEVVRSEDTTGPITGLALTSVNKFLSYGLIDANHEAAAEAIENMADAVTHARFVGTDPASDEVVLMKILQVLRTLLLTPVGAHLTNESVCEIMQSCFRICFEMRLSELLRKSAEHTLVDMVQLLFSRLPQFKEEAKSFVGANMKKAYNILWKNKRVQLKMRAGGMSESSKWKKQKRSPRPPRHMVRSATGGLDQPTLSNNNLSGGVPFIEQGSLSVSDSVASSMSSPTDSGLETCSKATSREDLTDLDQSSSASTTPGMAPSPSTEPGHLDSQTEGRPVERAQSASVESIPEVLEDRDSVAEQSDSASVHDMDYVNPRGVRFTPQQTQRDGAALVPYGLPCLRELFRFLISLTNPHDRHNTDAMMHMGLQLLTVALEAAHIAPYQSLLCLVKDELCRHLFQLLTVDRLNLYAASLRACFLLFESMREHLKFQLEMYLKKLMDIITSENLKMPYEMKEMALEALVQLLRIPSFVTELYINHDCDFYCSNLFEDLTKLLSKNAFPVSGQLYTTHLLSLEALLTVIDSTEAHCQAKVLNNTAQQDQSTETMLAEGVDLTSDSTETTTEASGPNVAEADSVPLPPTSGHLMAEKMTLGRQDQDDTEPAEKKEIKIPQRFSCCLPDSQELLEIRNRKKLLNSGTEQFNQKPKKGIQFLQEKGLLSSPMDNNEVAQWLRENPRLDKKQIGEFISDRRHMELLDSFVNTFTFQGLRIDEALRLYLEAFRLPGEAPVIHRLLETFTDTWHKVNGSPFMTNDAGFALAYAVIMLNTDQHNHNVRKQNIPMTVEQFKKNLKGVNGNTDFDQDMLEDIYNAIKNEEIVMPDEQSGLVKENYVWSVLLHRGATPEGIFLHVPAGVYDHDLFTMTWGPTIAALSYVFDKSLDDNIIQKAIAGFRKCAMISAHYGFSDVFDNLIISLCKFTTLSSESVENLPTVFGSNMKAQIAAKTVFHLAHRHGDILREGWKNIMDSMLQLFRAELLPKAMVEVEDFVEPNGKISLQREETPSNRGESAVLSFVNWLTLSGAEQSGLRGPTTENQEAKQAAVLCIKQCDPEKLITESKFLQLESLQELMKALISVTPDEETYDEEDAAFCLEMLLRIVMENRDRVSCVWQTVRDHLYHLCVQATESCFLVERAVVGLIRLAIRLLRREDISSQVLLSLRLLLMMKPHVLARVSREVAYGLHELLKTNAANIHSADDWFTLFSLIECIGAGMKPPASFQVTSTSPDMDTGAQSDSELSSHHPSEVSLDRGYTSDSEVYTEHGKSRMPRSVTDVDVANSGWLVVGKDDLDINKLSGSKPLVNPLVNQYSLTLGQDMGFHDTKSLIKCVESLSFIVRDAAHVTPENFELCVKAIRVFVEASLNGGYRTHEKKKNHKYDSQKSRVRRKPRDKEMASRRSKTSSQRPSRSHSDDEEDEGVPASYHTVSLQVSQDLLDLMHTLHTRAASIYSSWAEEQRHLEDAGKKIEADSQTLWTSCWCPLLQGIAWLCCDARRQVRMQALTYLQRALLVHDLQTLDAVEWESCFNKVLFPLLTKLLDNISPADVGGMEETRMRACTLLSKVFLQHLSPLLSLPTFAALWLTILDFMDKYMHAGSSDLLLEAIPESLKNMLLVMDTAGIFHNADSRTGYSDLWEITWERIDCFLPNLREELFKQTVIPQPDRAPSPPVELAPPVAPSPLAAPPPAQMPSPVPAVPTEPKTPSRPASPQDPPTPNANGTDRSSPVPAPTPAMPTPLKMSPQISTPMNQSPMNQSPLILQPLASHLQVGGVPPMSLPIILNPALIEASSPVPLLPAPRITDPSDTPEVK, translated from the exons AGCTGTCCGATGTCGAGCCCAACATATTCCTGCGGCCCTTCCTGGAGGTTGTTCGGTCCGAAGACACCACGGGACCCATCACCGGCCTGGCCCTCACCTCTGTCAACAAGTTCCTGTCCTACGGCCTTATAG ATGCTAACCACGAGGCGGCGGCGGAGGCCATCGAAAACATGGCGGACGCTGTCACGCATGCCAGGTTTGTGGGGACGGACCCCGCCAGCGATGAAGTAGTGCTCATGAAAATCCTCCAG GTCCTGAGGACGCTGTTGCTCACGCCGGTCGGAGCTCACCTTACTAACGAGTCTGTGTGTGAGATCATGCAGTCGTGTTTTCGCATCTGCTTTGAGATGCGCCTCAGCG AGCTCCTGAGGAAATCAGCCGAACACACACTGGTGGACATGGTGCAGCTGCTGTTCTCCAG acTACCCCAATTTAAAGAGGAGGCCAAAAGTTTTGTGGGTGCCAACATGAAGAAG GCTTACAATATcttgtggaaaaacaaacgTGTGCAG CTGAAGATGCGTGCCGGTGGGATGAGTGAGTCGTCAAAGTGGAAGAAGCAGAAGCGCtcaccccgccccccccgccACATGGTTCGGAGCGCCACCGGCGGCTTGGACCAGCCCACCCTTAGCAACAACAACCTCTCGG GCGGAGTCCCGTTCATCGAGCAGGGCAGTTTGTCTGTCTCGGACAGTGTGGCCTCCTCCATGTCCAGCCCCACAGACAGTGGCCTGGAGACCTGCTCCAAGGCCACCTCCAGAGAGGACCTGACTGACCTGGACCAGAGCAGCTCGGCTTCCACCACCCCCGGCATGGCCCCTTCGCCCTCAACAGAACCTGGACACCTGGACTCTCAG ACTGAGGGGAGACCGGTGGAACGTGCCCAGTCAGCGTCCGTGGAGTCCATCCCCGAGGTCCTGGAGGACCGGGACTCTGTGGCCGAGCAGTCGGACTCCGCCTCGGTACATGACATGGACTACGTCAACCCCAGAGGCGTCCGCTTCACGCCGCAGCAAACGCAGAGAGATG GCGCGGCTCTTGTCCCCTACGGCCTGCCCTGCCTGCGGGAGCTCTTCCGCTTCCTCATCTCGTTGACCAACCCCCATGACCGACACAACACGGACGCCATGATGCACATGGGCCTCCAGCTGCTGACCGTGGCCCTCGAGGCGGCCCACATCGCCCCCTATCAGTCGCTGCTCTGCCTGGTCAAAGACGAACTCTGCAGACACCTCTTCCAG CTGCTAACTGTGGACCGTCTGAACCTCTACGCCGCCTCCCTGCGAGCGTGCTTCTTACTCTTCGAGAGCATGCGAGAACATTTGAAGTTTCAGCTTGAG ATGTACCTGAAGAAGCTGATGGACATCATCACGTCGGAGAACTTGAAGATGCCTTATGAGATGAAGGAGATGGCGCtggaggccctggtgcagcTCTTGAGGATCCCCAGCTTTgtcacagagctctacatcaaCCACGACTGTGATTTCTACTGTTCCAACCTGTTTGAGGacctcaccaagctgctttccaAG AATGCCTTCCCTGTGTCTGGACAACTCTACACAACCCACCTCCTCTCACTAGAGGCCCTTCTGACTGTGATTGACAGCACAGAGGCCCACTGCCAGGCCAAGGTGCTAAACAACACCGCACAACAGGACCAATCAACAGAAACCATGTTGGCGGAAGGGGTAGATTTAACCAGTGATAGTACGGAGACAACCACAG AAGCCAGCGGTCCAAATGTTGCAGAGGCTGACAGCGTGCCTCTGCCACCCACCAGCGGACACCTGATGGCGGAGAAGATGACACTGGGCAGGCAAGACCAGGACGACACAGAACCAG ctgagaagaaagaaattaaaataCCACAGCGCTTTTCCTGTTGTTTACCCGATTCTCAAGAACTGTTGGAAATCAGAAATAGAAAGAAG CTTTTGAACAGCGGCACAGAGCAGTTCAACCAAAAGCCTAAGAAGGGCATCCAGTTCCTGCAGGAAAAGGGTCTTCTTAGCAGCCCCATGGACAACAATGAGGTGGCCCAGTGGCTCCGTGAGAATCCCCGCCTCGACAAGAAGCAGATCGGAGAGTTCATCAGTGACCGCCGGCACATGGAGCTTCTGGACAGCTTTGTCAA TACATTCACCTTCCAGGGGTTACGTATCGATGAAGCTCTGCGTCTGTACCTGGAGGCCTTCAGACTGCCCGGAGAGGCTCCAGTCATCCACAGGCTTCTGGAAACCTTCACAGACACTTGGCAT aaagTGAACGGCTCTCCCTTCATGACCAACGATGCAGGCTTTGCCTTGGCCTACGCGGTCATCATGCTCAACACGGACCAGCACAACCACAACGTTCGCAAGCAGAACATTCCCATGACCGTTGAG CAATTCAAGAAGAATCTGAAGGGTGTCAATGGAAATACTGACTTCGATCAGGACATGCTAGAGGATATCTACAATGCAATCAA GAATGAGGAGATTGTGATGCCTGACGAGCAGTCGGGCCTTGTGAAGGAGAACTATGTGTGGAGCGTGTTGCTCCACCGCGGGGCCACCCCCGAGGGGATCTTCCTCCACGTCCCGGCCGGCGTCTACGACCATGACCTGTTCACCATGACCTGGGGGCCCACCATTGCCGCTCTTTCCTATGTCTTCGACAAGAGCCTGGACGACAACATTATCCAGAAGGCTATTGCTGGCTTTAG GAAATGCGCCATGATATCGGCTCATTATGGATTCAGTGACGTGTTTGATAATTTGATCATCTCCCTCTGCAAGTTCACAACGCTCAGCAGTGAG TCGGTGGAGAACCTGCCCACTGTGTTTGGCAGTAACATGAAAGCGCAGATAGCTGCAAAGACCGTGTTCCACCTGGCCCACCGGCACGGGGACATTCTGAGGGAGGGCTGGAAGAACATCATGGACTCCATGCTGCAGCTGTTCAGAGCCGAGCTGTTGCCCAAGGCCATGGTGGAG GTGGAAGATTTTGTGGAGCCAAATGGCAAGATTTCCCTTCAAAGAGAAGAGACTCCTTCTAACCG ggGTGAGTCGGCAGTGCTGAGCTTTGTGAACTGGTTGACTCTGAGTGGAGCAGAGCAGTCCGGCCTACGTGGGCCAACTACTGAGAACCAGGAGGCCAAGCAGGCAGCCGTGCTCTGTATTAAG CAATGTGACCCGGAGAAGCTGATCACAGAAAGTAAATTCCTGCAGCTAGAATCTCTCCAGGAGCTAATGAAG GCTCTGATCTCTGTCACTCCTGATGAGGAAACATACGATGAGGAAGACGCTGCTTTCTGTCTGGAGATGTTACTTCGCATCGTCATGGAGAACAG GGACCGCGTGTCCTGTGTGTGGCAGACGGTCCGGGATCACCTCTACCACCTGTGTGTCCAGGCAACAGAGAGCTGCTTCCTGGTGGAGAGAGCCGTGGTGGGCCTAATCAGACTGGCCATCCGCCTGCTACGCAGAGAGGACATCAGCTCCCAG GTGCTGCTGTCCCTGCGCCTCCTGCTGATGATGAAACCCCACGTCCTGGCCCGTGTCAGCCGGGAGGTCGCCTACGGACTCCACGAGCTGCTCAAGACCAACGCCGCCAACATCCACTCTGCCGACGACTGGTTCACCCTCTTCTCCCTGATCGAGTGCATCGGGGCTGGGATGAAACCCCCCGCCTCCTTCCAGGTCACGTCCACAAGCCCTGATATGGACACAG GTGCCCAGTCAGACAGTGAGCTGTCGTCCCACCACCCCAGCGAGGTGAGTCTTGACCGGGGCTACACCTCCGACTCGGAGGTCTACACGGAACATGGGAAGTCCAGGATGCCCCGCTCCGTTACGGATGTAGACGTGGCCAACAGCGGGTGGCTGGTG GTTGGGAAAGATGACCTGGACATCAACAAGTTGTCTGGCTCCAAGCCCCTGGTGAACCCGCTGGTGAACCAGTACAGCCTGACACTGGGCCAAGACATGGGCTTCCACGACACCAAGTCACTCATCAAGTGTGTGGAGTCTCTCTCGTTCATTGTACGCGACGCTGCCCATGTCACCCCCGAGAACTTTGAGCTTTGTGTGAAGGCCATACGAGTGTTTGTCGAGGCCAGCCTTAATGGAG GCTACAGGACCCatgagaagaagaagaaccacAAGTACGACTCCCAGAAGTCCAGAGTGAGGAGGAAGCCCCGGGACAAGGAGATGGCGTCCCGCCGCTCAAAGACCTCCAGCCAGAGGCCCTCCCGTTCCCACAGTGACGACGAAGAGGACGAGGGGGTTCCGGCCAGCTACCACACGGTGTCTTTACAGGTTAGTCAGGAC CTGTTAGACCTGATGCACACGCTACACACCAGGGCGGCAAGCATCTACAGCTCCTGGGCAGAGGAACAGCGCCATCTGGAGGATGCGGGGAAAAAGATTGAGGCAGACTCCCAGACGCTCTGGACCAGCTGCTGGTgcccactgctccaag GGATAGCCTGGCTGTGCTGTGACGCGCGGAGGCAGGTGCGGATGCAGGCCCTGACCTACCTCCAGAGGGCGCTGCTGGTTCACGACCTGCAGACTCTAGACGCTGTAGAGTGGGAGTCCTGTTTCAACAAG GTGCTGTTCCCCCTCCTGACCAAGCTGCTAGACAATATTAGCCCTGCTGACGTTGGCGGCATGGAGGAGACCAGGATGAGGGCCTGCACTCTGCTCTCAAAG GTGTTCCTGCAgcacctctctcctctgttgtcCCTGCCAACCTTCGCTGCCCTGTGGCTCACCATTCTGGACTTCATGGACAAGTACATGCACGCCGGTTCCAGTGACCTGCTC CTGGAGGCCATTCCGGAGTCTCTGAAGAACATGCTTCTGGTGATGGACACGGCAGGGATCTTCCACAACGCTGACTCGCGGACTGGATACTCTGACCTGTGGGAGATCACCTGGGAACGCATCGACTGCTTCCTGCCTAACCTCCGGGAGGAGCTCTTCAAACAGACAGTCATACCACAACCAG ATCGTGCTCCCAGTCCCCCTGTGGAGCTTGCCCCGCCCGTTGCCCCCTCCCCCCTCGCCGCGCCACCTCCAGCGCAGATGCCATCACCCGTGCCAGCTGTCCCCACAGAGCCAAAGACCCCCAGCAGACCAGCGTCACCCCAAGACCCCCCCACACCTAATGCCAATG GAACCGACAGATCCTCGCCAGTGCCCGCACCGACTCCCGCCATGCCAACCCCTTTGAAGATGTCCCCCCAGATCTCCACCCCCATGAATCAGTCCCCCATGAATCAGTCCCCCCTCATCCTGCAGCCCCTGGCCTCCCATCTGCAGGTGGGGGGGGTGCCTCCCATGTCCCTCCCCATCATCCTCAACCCTGCCCTGATCGAGGCCAGCTCCCCGGTGCCCCTGCTCCCCGCTCCTCGGATCACTGACCCTAGTGACACCCCAGAGGTCAAATAA
- the gbf1 gene encoding Golgi-specific brefeldin A-resistance guanine nucleotide exchange factor 1 isoform X3: MVDKNIYIVQGEICTVVSAIKRNSRWNTHTPLDEEQDPLLNSFSHLKEILNNIKELSDVEPNIFLRPFLEVVRSEDTTGPITGLALTSVNKFLSYGLIDANHEAAAEAIENMADAVTHARFVGTDPASDEVVLMKILQVLRTLLLTPVGAHLTNESVCEIMQSCFRICFEMRLSELLRKSAEHTLVDMVQLLFSRLPQFKEEAKSFVGANMKKAYNILWKNKRVQLKMRAGGMSESSKWKKQKRSPRPPRHMVRSATGGLDQPTLSNNNLSGGVPFIEQGSLSVSDSVASSMSSPTDSGLETCSKATSREDLTDLDQSSSASTTPGMAPSPSTEPGHLDSQTEGRPVERAQSASVESIPEVLEDRDSVAEQSDSASVHDMDYVNPRGVRFTPQQTQRDGEDGAALVPYGLPCLRELFRFLISLTNPHDRHNTDAMMHMGLQLLTVALEAAHIAPYQSLLCLVKDELCRHLFQLLTVDRLNLYAASLRACFLLFESMREHLKFQLEMYLKKLMDIITSENLKMPYEMKEMALEALVQLLRIPSFVTELYINHDCDFYCSNLFEDLTKLLSKNAFPVSGQLYTTHLLSLEALLTVIDSTEAHCQAKVLNNTAQQDQSTETMLAEGVDLTSDSTETTTEASGPNVAEADSVPLPPTSGHLMAEKMTLGRQDQDDTEPAEKKEIKIPQRFSCCLPDSQELLEIRNRKKLLNSGTEQFNQKPKKGIQFLQEKGLLSSPMDNNEVAQWLRENPRLDKKQIGEFISDRRHMELLDSFVNTFTFQGLRIDEALRLYLEAFRLPGEAPVIHRLLETFTDTWHKVNGSPFMTNDAGFALAYAVIMLNTDQHNHNVRKQNIPMTVEQFKKNLKGVNGNTDFDQDMLEDIYNAIKNEEIVMPDEQSGLVKENYVWSVLLHRGATPEGIFLHVPAGVYDHDLFTMTWGPTIAALSYVFDKSLDDNIIQKAIAGFRKCAMISAHYGFSDVFDNLIISLCKFTTLSSESVENLPTVFGSNMKAQIAAKTVFHLAHRHGDILREGWKNIMDSMLQLFRAELLPKAMVEVEDFVEPNGKISLQREETPSNRGESAVLSFVNWLTLSGAEQSGLRGPTTENQEAKQAAVLCIKQCDPEKLITESKFLQLESLQELMKALISVTPDEETYDEEDAAFCLEMLLRIVMENRDRVSCVWQTVRDHLYHLCVQATESCFLVERAVVGLIRLAIRLLRREDISSQVLLSLRLLLMMKPHVLARVSREVAYGLHELLKTNAANIHSADDWFTLFSLIECIGAGMKPPASFQVTSTSPDMDTGAQSDSELSSHHPSEVSLDRGYTSDSEVYTEHGKSRMPRSVTDVDVANSGWLVVGKDDLDINKLSGSKPLVNPLVNQYSLTLGQDMGFHDTKSLIKCVESLSFIVRDAAHVTPENFELCVKAIRVFVEASLNGGYRTHEKKKNHKYDSQKSRVRRKPRDKEMASRRSKTSSQRPSRSHSDDEEDEGVPASYHTVSLQLLDLMHTLHTRAASIYSSWAEEQRHLEDAGKKIEADSQTLWTSCWCPLLQGIAWLCCDARRQVRMQALTYLQRALLVHDLQTLDAVEWESCFNKVLFPLLTKLLDNISPADVGGMEETRMRACTLLSKVFLQHLSPLLSLPTFAALWLTILDFMDKYMHAGSSDLLLEAIPESLKNMLLVMDTAGIFHNADSRTGYSDLWEITWERIDCFLPNLREELFKQTVIPQPDRAPSPPVELAPPVAPSPLAAPPPAQMPSPVPAVPTEPKTPSRPASPQDPPTPNANGTDRSSPVPAPTPAMPTPLKMSPQISTPMNQSPMNQSPLILQPLASHLQVGGVPPMSLPIILNPALIEASSPVPLLPAPRITDPSDTPEVK, from the exons AGCTGTCCGATGTCGAGCCCAACATATTCCTGCGGCCCTTCCTGGAGGTTGTTCGGTCCGAAGACACCACGGGACCCATCACCGGCCTGGCCCTCACCTCTGTCAACAAGTTCCTGTCCTACGGCCTTATAG ATGCTAACCACGAGGCGGCGGCGGAGGCCATCGAAAACATGGCGGACGCTGTCACGCATGCCAGGTTTGTGGGGACGGACCCCGCCAGCGATGAAGTAGTGCTCATGAAAATCCTCCAG GTCCTGAGGACGCTGTTGCTCACGCCGGTCGGAGCTCACCTTACTAACGAGTCTGTGTGTGAGATCATGCAGTCGTGTTTTCGCATCTGCTTTGAGATGCGCCTCAGCG AGCTCCTGAGGAAATCAGCCGAACACACACTGGTGGACATGGTGCAGCTGCTGTTCTCCAG acTACCCCAATTTAAAGAGGAGGCCAAAAGTTTTGTGGGTGCCAACATGAAGAAG GCTTACAATATcttgtggaaaaacaaacgTGTGCAG CTGAAGATGCGTGCCGGTGGGATGAGTGAGTCGTCAAAGTGGAAGAAGCAGAAGCGCtcaccccgccccccccgccACATGGTTCGGAGCGCCACCGGCGGCTTGGACCAGCCCACCCTTAGCAACAACAACCTCTCGG GCGGAGTCCCGTTCATCGAGCAGGGCAGTTTGTCTGTCTCGGACAGTGTGGCCTCCTCCATGTCCAGCCCCACAGACAGTGGCCTGGAGACCTGCTCCAAGGCCACCTCCAGAGAGGACCTGACTGACCTGGACCAGAGCAGCTCGGCTTCCACCACCCCCGGCATGGCCCCTTCGCCCTCAACAGAACCTGGACACCTGGACTCTCAG ACTGAGGGGAGACCGGTGGAACGTGCCCAGTCAGCGTCCGTGGAGTCCATCCCCGAGGTCCTGGAGGACCGGGACTCTGTGGCCGAGCAGTCGGACTCCGCCTCGGTACATGACATGGACTACGTCAACCCCAGAGGCGTCCGCTTCACGCCGCAGCAAACGCAGAGAGATGGTGAGGATG GCGCGGCTCTTGTCCCCTACGGCCTGCCCTGCCTGCGGGAGCTCTTCCGCTTCCTCATCTCGTTGACCAACCCCCATGACCGACACAACACGGACGCCATGATGCACATGGGCCTCCAGCTGCTGACCGTGGCCCTCGAGGCGGCCCACATCGCCCCCTATCAGTCGCTGCTCTGCCTGGTCAAAGACGAACTCTGCAGACACCTCTTCCAG CTGCTAACTGTGGACCGTCTGAACCTCTACGCCGCCTCCCTGCGAGCGTGCTTCTTACTCTTCGAGAGCATGCGAGAACATTTGAAGTTTCAGCTTGAG ATGTACCTGAAGAAGCTGATGGACATCATCACGTCGGAGAACTTGAAGATGCCTTATGAGATGAAGGAGATGGCGCtggaggccctggtgcagcTCTTGAGGATCCCCAGCTTTgtcacagagctctacatcaaCCACGACTGTGATTTCTACTGTTCCAACCTGTTTGAGGacctcaccaagctgctttccaAG AATGCCTTCCCTGTGTCTGGACAACTCTACACAACCCACCTCCTCTCACTAGAGGCCCTTCTGACTGTGATTGACAGCACAGAGGCCCACTGCCAGGCCAAGGTGCTAAACAACACCGCACAACAGGACCAATCAACAGAAACCATGTTGGCGGAAGGGGTAGATTTAACCAGTGATAGTACGGAGACAACCACAG AAGCCAGCGGTCCAAATGTTGCAGAGGCTGACAGCGTGCCTCTGCCACCCACCAGCGGACACCTGATGGCGGAGAAGATGACACTGGGCAGGCAAGACCAGGACGACACAGAACCAG ctgagaagaaagaaattaaaataCCACAGCGCTTTTCCTGTTGTTTACCCGATTCTCAAGAACTGTTGGAAATCAGAAATAGAAAGAAG CTTTTGAACAGCGGCACAGAGCAGTTCAACCAAAAGCCTAAGAAGGGCATCCAGTTCCTGCAGGAAAAGGGTCTTCTTAGCAGCCCCATGGACAACAATGAGGTGGCCCAGTGGCTCCGTGAGAATCCCCGCCTCGACAAGAAGCAGATCGGAGAGTTCATCAGTGACCGCCGGCACATGGAGCTTCTGGACAGCTTTGTCAA TACATTCACCTTCCAGGGGTTACGTATCGATGAAGCTCTGCGTCTGTACCTGGAGGCCTTCAGACTGCCCGGAGAGGCTCCAGTCATCCACAGGCTTCTGGAAACCTTCACAGACACTTGGCAT aaagTGAACGGCTCTCCCTTCATGACCAACGATGCAGGCTTTGCCTTGGCCTACGCGGTCATCATGCTCAACACGGACCAGCACAACCACAACGTTCGCAAGCAGAACATTCCCATGACCGTTGAG CAATTCAAGAAGAATCTGAAGGGTGTCAATGGAAATACTGACTTCGATCAGGACATGCTAGAGGATATCTACAATGCAATCAA GAATGAGGAGATTGTGATGCCTGACGAGCAGTCGGGCCTTGTGAAGGAGAACTATGTGTGGAGCGTGTTGCTCCACCGCGGGGCCACCCCCGAGGGGATCTTCCTCCACGTCCCGGCCGGCGTCTACGACCATGACCTGTTCACCATGACCTGGGGGCCCACCATTGCCGCTCTTTCCTATGTCTTCGACAAGAGCCTGGACGACAACATTATCCAGAAGGCTATTGCTGGCTTTAG GAAATGCGCCATGATATCGGCTCATTATGGATTCAGTGACGTGTTTGATAATTTGATCATCTCCCTCTGCAAGTTCACAACGCTCAGCAGTGAG TCGGTGGAGAACCTGCCCACTGTGTTTGGCAGTAACATGAAAGCGCAGATAGCTGCAAAGACCGTGTTCCACCTGGCCCACCGGCACGGGGACATTCTGAGGGAGGGCTGGAAGAACATCATGGACTCCATGCTGCAGCTGTTCAGAGCCGAGCTGTTGCCCAAGGCCATGGTGGAG GTGGAAGATTTTGTGGAGCCAAATGGCAAGATTTCCCTTCAAAGAGAAGAGACTCCTTCTAACCG ggGTGAGTCGGCAGTGCTGAGCTTTGTGAACTGGTTGACTCTGAGTGGAGCAGAGCAGTCCGGCCTACGTGGGCCAACTACTGAGAACCAGGAGGCCAAGCAGGCAGCCGTGCTCTGTATTAAG CAATGTGACCCGGAGAAGCTGATCACAGAAAGTAAATTCCTGCAGCTAGAATCTCTCCAGGAGCTAATGAAG GCTCTGATCTCTGTCACTCCTGATGAGGAAACATACGATGAGGAAGACGCTGCTTTCTGTCTGGAGATGTTACTTCGCATCGTCATGGAGAACAG GGACCGCGTGTCCTGTGTGTGGCAGACGGTCCGGGATCACCTCTACCACCTGTGTGTCCAGGCAACAGAGAGCTGCTTCCTGGTGGAGAGAGCCGTGGTGGGCCTAATCAGACTGGCCATCCGCCTGCTACGCAGAGAGGACATCAGCTCCCAG GTGCTGCTGTCCCTGCGCCTCCTGCTGATGATGAAACCCCACGTCCTGGCCCGTGTCAGCCGGGAGGTCGCCTACGGACTCCACGAGCTGCTCAAGACCAACGCCGCCAACATCCACTCTGCCGACGACTGGTTCACCCTCTTCTCCCTGATCGAGTGCATCGGGGCTGGGATGAAACCCCCCGCCTCCTTCCAGGTCACGTCCACAAGCCCTGATATGGACACAG GTGCCCAGTCAGACAGTGAGCTGTCGTCCCACCACCCCAGCGAGGTGAGTCTTGACCGGGGCTACACCTCCGACTCGGAGGTCTACACGGAACATGGGAAGTCCAGGATGCCCCGCTCCGTTACGGATGTAGACGTGGCCAACAGCGGGTGGCTGGTG GTTGGGAAAGATGACCTGGACATCAACAAGTTGTCTGGCTCCAAGCCCCTGGTGAACCCGCTGGTGAACCAGTACAGCCTGACACTGGGCCAAGACATGGGCTTCCACGACACCAAGTCACTCATCAAGTGTGTGGAGTCTCTCTCGTTCATTGTACGCGACGCTGCCCATGTCACCCCCGAGAACTTTGAGCTTTGTGTGAAGGCCATACGAGTGTTTGTCGAGGCCAGCCTTAATGGAG GCTACAGGACCCatgagaagaagaagaaccacAAGTACGACTCCCAGAAGTCCAGAGTGAGGAGGAAGCCCCGGGACAAGGAGATGGCGTCCCGCCGCTCAAAGACCTCCAGCCAGAGGCCCTCCCGTTCCCACAGTGACGACGAAGAGGACGAGGGGGTTCCGGCCAGCTACCACACGGTGTCTTTACAG CTGTTAGACCTGATGCACACGCTACACACCAGGGCGGCAAGCATCTACAGCTCCTGGGCAGAGGAACAGCGCCATCTGGAGGATGCGGGGAAAAAGATTGAGGCAGACTCCCAGACGCTCTGGACCAGCTGCTGGTgcccactgctccaag GGATAGCCTGGCTGTGCTGTGACGCGCGGAGGCAGGTGCGGATGCAGGCCCTGACCTACCTCCAGAGGGCGCTGCTGGTTCACGACCTGCAGACTCTAGACGCTGTAGAGTGGGAGTCCTGTTTCAACAAG GTGCTGTTCCCCCTCCTGACCAAGCTGCTAGACAATATTAGCCCTGCTGACGTTGGCGGCATGGAGGAGACCAGGATGAGGGCCTGCACTCTGCTCTCAAAG GTGTTCCTGCAgcacctctctcctctgttgtcCCTGCCAACCTTCGCTGCCCTGTGGCTCACCATTCTGGACTTCATGGACAAGTACATGCACGCCGGTTCCAGTGACCTGCTC CTGGAGGCCATTCCGGAGTCTCTGAAGAACATGCTTCTGGTGATGGACACGGCAGGGATCTTCCACAACGCTGACTCGCGGACTGGATACTCTGACCTGTGGGAGATCACCTGGGAACGCATCGACTGCTTCCTGCCTAACCTCCGGGAGGAGCTCTTCAAACAGACAGTCATACCACAACCAG ATCGTGCTCCCAGTCCCCCTGTGGAGCTTGCCCCGCCCGTTGCCCCCTCCCCCCTCGCCGCGCCACCTCCAGCGCAGATGCCATCACCCGTGCCAGCTGTCCCCACAGAGCCAAAGACCCCCAGCAGACCAGCGTCACCCCAAGACCCCCCCACACCTAATGCCAATG GAACCGACAGATCCTCGCCAGTGCCCGCACCGACTCCCGCCATGCCAACCCCTTTGAAGATGTCCCCCCAGATCTCCACCCCCATGAATCAGTCCCCCATGAATCAGTCCCCCCTCATCCTGCAGCCCCTGGCCTCCCATCTGCAGGTGGGGGGGGTGCCTCCCATGTCCCTCCCCATCATCCTCAACCCTGCCCTGATCGAGGCCAGCTCCCCGGTGCCCCTGCTCCCCGCTCCTCGGATCACTGACCCTAGTGACACCCCAGAGGTCAAATAA